A genomic stretch from Sulfobacillus thermosulfidooxidans includes:
- a CDS encoding zinc ribbon domain-containing protein, with the protein MAMVTKTIKLGVHKEVHAIKRNAIVETQVLYNRVIAFYMDFFVAHRGVFKEHVSYTKKNGEPAERHWTNQELLTLAERHTLSTPAHPHPLMPLEAIPQAKGMPTGLRRAAINHAAGKVKGWFVLLNQWEQNGKKGREPRLGEPNEPVTFYADMVDYPDFDLLPQATVQQTFIAVKLWYEGEWQKVPLPITLPLRDSEALRAAQAESQRIRTETAQIKARKAPNEPWTDEERAALRPKVWVARSLSLYAQRDKRYPGNLRFALHVPLEKYVQTPKKAKEQLQKNPGLPVVTVDLGVNRLAVMGAFRLDQLLATQFIHGSALNHKRHLLLNAISKKRAQSGRLPKNVHDNVHLWQKVRHLDENAARQVARRIVDFACQHGAQVIVFEYLRKYRAPQEKMSRSGRKNHKRAYWLRGQIVQWVRDLAFREGILTVERNPAYTSQMCPHCPANYRQVGSRQRHTFTCSNPDHVYRADADFVGIINLYRKWSGTFTYPSRKKDEPKPA; encoded by the coding sequence ATGGCGATGGTCACGAAGACCATCAAACTGGGTGTCCATAAGGAAGTCCATGCCATCAAGCGAAATGCCATTGTCGAAACGCAAGTCTTATACAACCGCGTAATCGCATTTTACATGGACTTCTTTGTGGCACACCGGGGCGTGTTTAAGGAACACGTATCGTACACCAAGAAAAACGGCGAACCAGCGGAGCGGCACTGGACAAACCAAGAATTACTCACTCTTGCGGAACGGCATACCCTGTCCACCCCAGCGCATCCTCACCCGTTGATGCCCCTAGAAGCCATCCCCCAAGCGAAAGGCATGCCCACGGGATTGCGCCGGGCGGCGATCAATCACGCGGCGGGCAAAGTCAAAGGCTGGTTCGTTCTGCTCAATCAGTGGGAACAAAACGGGAAGAAAGGTCGGGAGCCACGGCTCGGTGAACCGAACGAGCCCGTCACCTTCTATGCGGACATGGTGGATTATCCCGACTTTGACTTGTTGCCGCAAGCCACCGTGCAACAGACGTTTATCGCCGTCAAGTTGTGGTACGAAGGTGAGTGGCAGAAAGTGCCCTTGCCGATCACATTGCCCCTGCGCGACTCCGAAGCGCTCCGGGCCGCTCAAGCCGAAAGCCAGCGGATCCGTACAGAGACGGCACAGATCAAGGCAAGAAAAGCCCCGAACGAGCCCTGGACGGATGAAGAGCGCGCTGCGCTGCGTCCCAAGGTTTGGGTCGCACGGTCGCTGTCGCTTTATGCCCAACGAGACAAACGATATCCCGGCAATCTGCGCTTTGCCTTGCACGTGCCGCTGGAGAAATACGTGCAGACGCCCAAAAAGGCCAAGGAACAACTCCAGAAGAATCCGGGTCTGCCTGTCGTCACCGTGGATCTGGGGGTCAATCGGTTAGCCGTGATGGGAGCCTTTCGGCTCGACCAATTGCTCGCCACCCAGTTTATCCATGGGAGCGCACTAAACCATAAGCGCCATCTTCTGCTCAATGCGATCAGCAAAAAACGGGCACAGAGCGGCAGGTTGCCCAAGAATGTCCACGACAACGTGCACCTTTGGCAGAAAGTCCGGCATCTCGACGAGAATGCTGCGCGGCAGGTTGCCCGCCGGATCGTCGATTTCGCGTGTCAACACGGAGCCCAGGTAATCGTGTTCGAGTATCTGCGGAAGTACCGGGCACCGCAAGAAAAGATGAGCCGGTCTGGGCGAAAGAACCACAAGCGGGCTTACTGGCTGCGCGGCCAGATCGTGCAGTGGGTGCGGGACCTCGCGTTTCGCGAGGGGATCCTGACGGTGGAGCGCAATCCCGCCTATACGTCGCAAATGTGCCCGCATTGCCCCGCTAACTATCGGCAGGTGGGTTCCCGCCAACGGCACACGTTTACGTGTTCGAATCCGGATCACGTCTATCGAGCCGATGCCGATTTTGTCGGGATTATAAACTTGTACCGCAAGTGGAGCGGAACCTTTACGTATCCTTCGAGAAAGAAGGATGAACCAAAACCTGCGTAG
- a CDS encoding RNA-guided endonuclease InsQ/TnpB family protein → MRKTYKYRLYPTKEQEAKIQFTLERCRLLYNRLLDERRVAYNTDKTTLNYYNQANTLTERKKYIPALKQVHSQVLQDVVKRLDKAFQAFFRRVKTGEKPGYPRFKSVSRYNSFTYPQGGYSINGNRLVLSKIGEVKIKLHRQPQGKIKMCTVVVKNGKYYACLSCEVEPNILPESHKTVGIDLGVKHLAITSDGEFYEHPRFLRESERKLRKKQRSVSRKKKGSSRRRKAIRELAKVHEHIANQRRDYAHKVSRRLVNGYGLMAFENLNVQGMVKNHHLAKSIVDASWNQLVQYTTYKAEEAGRRVVLVDPKNTSQLCSNCGEIVPKKLSDRVHRCEHCGYVQDRDINAAQNILKRALVV, encoded by the coding sequence ATGCGGAAAACGTACAAGTATAGGCTCTACCCTACGAAAGAACAAGAGGCGAAAATTCAATTCACCCTAGAACGCTGTCGCCTGCTTTACAATCGTCTTCTTGACGAACGACGGGTTGCTTATAACACTGACAAAACCACGTTGAATTACTACAATCAGGCGAACACGTTAACTGAGCGTAAAAAATACATTCCTGCGTTAAAACAGGTTCATTCGCAGGTATTGCAGGATGTGGTAAAGCGACTGGACAAAGCATTTCAAGCCTTTTTTCGGCGTGTGAAGACTGGGGAGAAACCTGGCTATCCACGTTTCAAATCGGTCAGTCGATACAATTCGTTTACGTATCCACAAGGCGGCTATTCGATCAACGGTAACAGGTTAGTCCTTTCAAAAATTGGCGAAGTCAAAATCAAACTGCATCGTCAGCCGCAAGGAAAAATTAAAATGTGTACGGTCGTTGTGAAAAACGGGAAGTATTACGCTTGCCTATCGTGTGAAGTGGAACCGAATATCTTGCCAGAGTCCCATAAAACCGTCGGCATCGATCTGGGTGTTAAACACCTTGCGATTACGTCCGACGGGGAGTTTTACGAACATCCGAGGTTTCTGCGTGAATCCGAACGAAAACTACGAAAAAAACAACGATCCGTATCGCGCAAGAAGAAAGGGTCTTCTCGACGTCGTAAAGCGATTCGTGAACTCGCTAAAGTGCATGAGCATATTGCGAATCAACGCAGGGACTATGCACACAAAGTCTCGCGAAGACTGGTCAACGGGTATGGACTCATGGCCTTTGAAAACCTGAACGTGCAGGGAATGGTGAAGAATCATCACCTGGCTAAAAGCATCGTGGATGCGTCGTGGAATCAACTTGTGCAGTACACCACGTACAAAGCGGAAGAAGCTGGTCGTCGTGTCGTACTCGTTGATCCAAAGAACACGAGTCAACTGTGCTCAAATTGCGGTGAAATCGTCCCAAAGAAACTGTCTGACCGTGTGCACCGATGCGAACATTGTGGGTATGTTCAAGACAGAGACATAAACGCCGCACAAAACATCCTCAAGCGGGCGTTGGTCGTCTAA
- a CDS encoding DUF4365 domain-containing protein, with translation MTKLMEINQRMEQLSFAYVKIICSTAGFALARPSVDDDSVDLTIYSRSGSRPRVDLQIKSTSRDNGNDNFRFRLPRKNYDDLRITNVMVPRLLVVVTMPQEITDWITISRKEETTILGCMAYWCSLHGMPDRNQESITVKIPREQVLDPDTLNELISRVEVGRRL, from the coding sequence ATGACAAAGTTAATGGAAATTAATCAACGGATGGAACAACTTTCCTTCGCGTATGTCAAAATTATTTGTTCAACAGCAGGATTTGCTCTTGCAAGACCCTCTGTTGATGATGACAGTGTTGACTTGACTATTTATTCGCGTTCGGGTAGTCGGCCACGTGTCGACCTACAAATAAAGAGTACCAGCCGAGATAATGGTAATGACAATTTTCGATTCCGGTTGCCTCGAAAAAATTATGATGATCTTCGCATAACAAACGTAATGGTTCCTCGATTGCTAGTGGTTGTAACAATGCCACAAGAAATCACTGATTGGATAACGATTTCGCGAAAGGAAGAAACTACTATTCTCGGGTGCATGGCTTATTGGTGTTCATTACACGGAATGCCTGATCGAAACCAAGAGTCAATAACTGTAAAAATACCGCGAGAACAGGTCTTAGATCCGGATACATTAAATGAGCTGATAAGTAGGGTTGAGGTTGGGAGAAGATTATGA
- a CDS encoding single-stranded DNA-binding protein, translating into MNQVELIGRLTQDPALRYTFQGTPTTSFTVAVPRPYKNAQGQYDADFIPVVTWRKLAEHVGNYLRKGRLVAVTGRLQVRSYTAKDGSRRWITEVIADSVQFLDGRRDDAGASDSSPDLPPAENPSGDLTPPGDADSMVPDDLPF; encoded by the coding sequence ATGAATCAAGTCGAACTCATTGGGCGGCTCACCCAAGATCCCGCGTTGCGATATACGTTTCAGGGCACCCCTACGACCTCGTTTACGGTCGCAGTCCCCCGCCCCTATAAAAACGCGCAAGGTCAATACGATGCGGATTTCATTCCGGTTGTCACCTGGCGCAAGCTCGCGGAGCACGTCGGCAATTATTTGCGCAAAGGGCGGTTAGTGGCGGTGACGGGACGCCTCCAGGTGCGATCCTATACGGCTAAAGACGGGAGCCGGCGATGGATCACCGAGGTCATTGCGGATAGCGTGCAATTTCTCGATGGGCGGCGGGACGATGCAGGAGCCAGTGACTCCTCGCCCGATCTTCCCCCGGCAGAAAACCCCTCGGGAGATTTGACGCCCCCCGGCGATGCGGATTCCATGGTGCCGGACGATTTGCCATTTTAA
- a CDS encoding SDH family Clp fold serine proteinase, producing MAESSSQKINAHNIDLPPQSPLFHAENASRYDRQALIREYEERFACRLLVMVDIIGPWGITYLEDLIYDADPRQDIHVIISSPGGDGESAVRMARSLQSRCKELYILVPDQAKSAATLLALGAHKIVMGPTSDLGPVDPQLQISPDSNQFIAAKNIIAAVETAAQKIKEAPETFPLYTSLLSNVNALMVQQALAALGRTETILEEALKCNPDRKIEDVDSLKQTLKDQLVDLPKDHSATFGALDAKNAGLPVLILSTEDVQWQLIWRLWTKYFVLKHRIYEGARVSHVLGSWLSS from the coding sequence ATGGCTGAATCTTCATCACAAAAAATAAATGCTCACAATATTGACTTGCCGCCTCAAAGTCCTCTATTTCATGCTGAAAATGCCAGTCGTTATGATCGGCAAGCCTTAATTCGCGAATACGAAGAGCGATTCGCGTGCAGATTATTAGTTATGGTAGACATTATCGGGCCATGGGGAATCACGTATCTCGAAGATTTAATTTACGATGCTGATCCCCGTCAGGATATCCATGTCATCATTTCCTCCCCAGGTGGAGATGGAGAGTCTGCCGTGCGCATGGCAAGATCACTCCAATCTCGATGTAAAGAGCTATACATTCTCGTTCCTGATCAAGCCAAAAGCGCAGCCACACTGTTAGCGTTAGGTGCACATAAAATTGTCATGGGACCGACTAGTGACTTGGGACCAGTTGATCCTCAATTGCAGATCAGTCCAGACTCCAATCAATTCATTGCAGCAAAAAACATCATTGCGGCGGTGGAGACCGCTGCCCAGAAAATAAAAGAGGCACCAGAAACCTTCCCTTTGTACACATCCTTGTTGAGCAATGTCAATGCACTTATGGTTCAACAAGCACTGGCAGCACTGGGCCGAACGGAAACAATTTTAGAGGAAGCATTAAAGTGTAACCCCGACAGAAAAATAGAAGACGTAGACAGCTTAAAGCAAACACTTAAAGACCAGTTAGTTGATTTACCTAAAGACCATTCAGCTACATTTGGGGCATTAGATGCTAAAAATGCTGGACTTCCCGTATTAATACTGTCCACAGAAGATGTACAATGGCAGTTAATTTGGAGATTGTGGACTAAGTATTTTGTGTTAAAGCATCGCATTTATGAAGGTGCCCGGGTTTCTCATGTATTAGGGTCGTGGCTCTCCTCCTAA
- a CDS encoding transposase, whose amino-acid sequence MSTRGIEAALTTSTGERLWSHTVISEVTDALWSESEAFQCRSLADIPILYLFLDAVYRSMRCSGSPDETV is encoded by the coding sequence TTGTCCACTCGCGGCATCGAGGCGGCTTTGACCACGTCAACAGGAGAGCGCTTATGGAGTCACACCGTGATCAGTGAAGTCACCGATGCCTTGTGGTCTGAGTCCGAAGCTTTTCAATGCCGATCGCTTGCGGATATTCCGATTCTCTATTTATTTCTCGATGCCGTGTACAGATCGATGCGCTGCTCCGGATCCCCCGATGAAACCGTTTGA
- a CDS encoding recombinase family protein has product MAQDIRFVFEDVVRVFQEQASGINENRKELHYLLIMAEQREFQRLLIEYPDRLARFGYRYLERYLNSHGVTIESTHVQESKTSQEELTEDLLTIITVFSARLYGKRSQEFRQKTKHLVNAMKEGEPHGDGHEDHQTGCP; this is encoded by the coding sequence ATGGCACAGGATATTCGGTTTGTCTTTGAGGACGTGGTGCGGGTGTTTCAAGAGCAAGCATCAGGGATTAACGAAAACCGCAAAGAGTTGCATTATCTCTTGATCATGGCCGAACAACGGGAATTCCAACGATTGCTGATTGAATACCCGGATCGTTTGGCACGTTTTGGCTATCGCTATCTGGAACGATATTTGAACAGCCACGGCGTCACCATTGAGTCCACGCACGTTCAGGAATCGAAAACATCGCAAGAAGAATTAACAGAAGATCTGCTCACGATCATTACCGTGTTTTCGGCACGGTTATATGGCAAGCGTTCGCAGGAATTTCGGCAGAAAACCAAACACCTCGTGAATGCGATGAAAGAAGGTGAGCCACATGGCGATGGTCACGAAGACCATCAAACTGGGTGTCCATAA
- a CDS encoding nucleotidyl transferase AbiEii/AbiGii toxin family protein, whose amino-acid sequence MPWHRKRVLQRRLSHSAMFWDVARSAIDWQSHADWIIARVLQFGSIQDWHDMFVLYGSDRVHRVLHRSRALPDSVRQFWRDYWEVPRVLRPEVLAPGAANLLHQEGPFFASLPHFMLAGGTALALYLGHRQSEDLDFMTPIPPDMEAIRAEIIRRDPSVYIYEQTVGSLHVAWQGVKVSFLWQRGIQLDEGDTFEGCQLASIPSLVALKCNAVSGRAARKDFVDLYALHEAGWSLADWIKITTQRAPGLSTGHLLRSLTYFQDAVNEPEPLLFRDWSWHDIEQFFTNAVRAYIQTHIDT is encoded by the coding sequence ATGCCCTGGCATCGAAAACGAGTGCTTCAACGTCGATTATCGCATTCCGCCATGTTTTGGGATGTTGCGCGGAGTGCGATAGACTGGCAATCCCATGCGGATTGGATTATTGCGCGCGTGTTGCAATTCGGATCTATTCAAGACTGGCACGATATGTTTGTGCTGTATGGATCGGATCGCGTCCATCGTGTGCTTCATCGTTCACGCGCTTTACCTGATTCTGTACGACAATTTTGGCGAGATTATTGGGAGGTGCCTCGTGTGTTAAGACCCGAAGTTTTAGCTCCTGGAGCCGCGAATCTTTTGCACCAGGAAGGACCTTTTTTCGCTTCGTTGCCGCACTTTATGTTAGCAGGGGGCACCGCATTGGCCTTGTATCTCGGGCATCGGCAATCAGAAGATTTAGATTTTATGACCCCCATCCCCCCAGACATGGAGGCCATTCGTGCCGAAATTATTCGGCGGGATCCGAGTGTTTACATTTACGAACAGACGGTTGGGAGTCTTCACGTGGCATGGCAAGGAGTCAAAGTCTCGTTTTTGTGGCAAAGAGGGATTCAGTTAGATGAGGGCGACACCTTTGAAGGATGCCAGCTGGCTTCGATTCCATCTCTTGTGGCATTGAAATGTAACGCCGTGTCGGGACGGGCGGCCCGCAAGGATTTTGTCGATCTCTATGCACTCCATGAGGCGGGTTGGTCATTAGCGGATTGGATCAAGATTACCACTCAGAGAGCACCGGGGTTGAGTACGGGTCACCTCTTGCGCAGTTTGACATACTTTCAGGATGCCGTCAACGAACCCGAACCGTTATTGTTTCGGGACTGGTCTTGGCACGACATTGAGCAATTCTTCACGAACGCGGTGAGAGCGTACATCCAAACACACATTGACACCTGA